A single Tachypleus tridentatus isolate NWPU-2018 chromosome 9, ASM421037v1, whole genome shotgun sequence DNA region contains:
- the LOC143226559 gene encoding uncharacterized protein LOC143226559 isoform X2, producing the protein MPSKKKKYNARFPPARIKKIMQTDEEVGKVAAAAPVIISRALELFVESLVKRTSDITRSRNAKTLTTSHLKACIIADPQLHFLKDLVASVPDVQIEEEMATSGGIEPQPSGPYPTGHSGGRPRNRPTGDDSAGPSQSTAEDSETASDEELKNDDEDSEDGSSENTFDNQRMVPIPRKSVITQSESYGINNLNTAPQLSAPALVPTCMFNTSTDDYDS; encoded by the exons ATGCCGAGCAAAAAGAAGAAGTATAACGCCAGGTTTCCTCCC GCAAGAATAAAGAAAATCATGCAGACGGATGAGGAAGTCGGGAAGGTTGCAGCAGCAGCACCAGTTATTATTT CAAGGGCATTAGAACTGTTTGTGGAATCTCTTGTCAAACGAACCAGTGATATTACACGGTCCAGGAATGCTAAAACTCTCACCACTTCACATTT AAAAGCCTGCATTATAGCTGACCCACAACTTCACTTTTTAAAAGATTTGGTAGCATCTGTACCTGATGTTCAAATAGAAGAAGAGATGGCTACAAGTGGTGGTATTGAACCTCAGCCATCAGGTCCTTACCCAACTGGACATTCAGG AGGCCGACCAAGAAATAGGCCTACTGGAGATGACAGTGCTGGACCAAGTCAATCAACAGCAGAGGACTCTGAGACAGCTAGTGATGAGGAGCTAAAAAATGATGATGAA GATTCTGAAGATGGAAGTAGTGAAAACACTTTTGATAACCAGAGGATGGTACCCATCCCCAGGAAGTCTGTAATAACCCAGTCCGAAAGTTATGGAATTAACAACCT AAATACTGCCCCACAACTGAGTGCTCCTGCTTTAGTACCAACGTGTATGTTCAACACAAGCACAGATGATTACGATTCCTGA
- the LOC143226559 gene encoding uncharacterized protein LOC143226559 isoform X1: MPSKKKKYNARFPPARIKKIMQTDEEVGKVAAAAPVIIFFLNFMLLARALELFVESLVKRTSDITRSRNAKTLTTSHLKACIIADPQLHFLKDLVASVPDVQIEEEMATSGGIEPQPSGPYPTGHSGGRPRNRPTGDDSAGPSQSTAEDSETASDEELKNDDEDSEDGSSENTFDNQRMVPIPRKSVITQSESYGINNLNTAPQLSAPALVPTCMFNTSTDDYDS, translated from the exons ATGCCGAGCAAAAAGAAGAAGTATAACGCCAGGTTTCCTCCC GCAAGAATAAAGAAAATCATGCAGACGGATGAGGAAGTCGGGAAGGTTGCAGCAGCAGCACCAGTTATTATTT TTTTCTTGAACTTCATGTTGTTAGCAAGGGCATTAGAACTGTTTGTGGAATCTCTTGTCAAACGAACCAGTGATATTACACGGTCCAGGAATGCTAAAACTCTCACCACTTCACATTT AAAAGCCTGCATTATAGCTGACCCACAACTTCACTTTTTAAAAGATTTGGTAGCATCTGTACCTGATGTTCAAATAGAAGAAGAGATGGCTACAAGTGGTGGTATTGAACCTCAGCCATCAGGTCCTTACCCAACTGGACATTCAGG AGGCCGACCAAGAAATAGGCCTACTGGAGATGACAGTGCTGGACCAAGTCAATCAACAGCAGAGGACTCTGAGACAGCTAGTGATGAGGAGCTAAAAAATGATGATGAA GATTCTGAAGATGGAAGTAGTGAAAACACTTTTGATAACCAGAGGATGGTACCCATCCCCAGGAAGTCTGTAATAACCCAGTCCGAAAGTTATGGAATTAACAACCT AAATACTGCCCCACAACTGAGTGCTCCTGCTTTAGTACCAACGTGTATGTTCAACACAAGCACAGATGATTACGATTCCTGA
- the LOC143226559 gene encoding uncharacterized protein LOC143226559 isoform X3 yields MLITCQFFLNFMLLARALELFVESLVKRTSDITRSRNAKTLTTSHLKACIIADPQLHFLKDLVASVPDVQIEEEMATSGGIEPQPSGPYPTGHSGGRPRNRPTGDDSAGPSQSTAEDSETASDEELKNDDEDSEDGSSENTFDNQRMVPIPRKSVITQSESYGINNLNTAPQLSAPALVPTCMFNTSTDDYDS; encoded by the exons ATGCTGATAACATGTCAGT TTTTCTTGAACTTCATGTTGTTAGCAAGGGCATTAGAACTGTTTGTGGAATCTCTTGTCAAACGAACCAGTGATATTACACGGTCCAGGAATGCTAAAACTCTCACCACTTCACATTT AAAAGCCTGCATTATAGCTGACCCACAACTTCACTTTTTAAAAGATTTGGTAGCATCTGTACCTGATGTTCAAATAGAAGAAGAGATGGCTACAAGTGGTGGTATTGAACCTCAGCCATCAGGTCCTTACCCAACTGGACATTCAGG AGGCCGACCAAGAAATAGGCCTACTGGAGATGACAGTGCTGGACCAAGTCAATCAACAGCAGAGGACTCTGAGACAGCTAGTGATGAGGAGCTAAAAAATGATGATGAA GATTCTGAAGATGGAAGTAGTGAAAACACTTTTGATAACCAGAGGATGGTACCCATCCCCAGGAAGTCTGTAATAACCCAGTCCGAAAGTTATGGAATTAACAACCT AAATACTGCCCCACAACTGAGTGCTCCTGCTTTAGTACCAACGTGTATGTTCAACACAAGCACAGATGATTACGATTCCTGA
- the LOC143226559 gene encoding uncharacterized protein LOC143226559 isoform X4: protein MLLARALELFVESLVKRTSDITRSRNAKTLTTSHLKACIIADPQLHFLKDLVASVPDVQIEEEMATSGGIEPQPSGPYPTGHSGGRPRNRPTGDDSAGPSQSTAEDSETASDEELKNDDEDSEDGSSENTFDNQRMVPIPRKSVITQSESYGINNLNTAPQLSAPALVPTCMFNTSTDDYDS, encoded by the exons ATGTTGTTAGCAAGGGCATTAGAACTGTTTGTGGAATCTCTTGTCAAACGAACCAGTGATATTACACGGTCCAGGAATGCTAAAACTCTCACCACTTCACATTT AAAAGCCTGCATTATAGCTGACCCACAACTTCACTTTTTAAAAGATTTGGTAGCATCTGTACCTGATGTTCAAATAGAAGAAGAGATGGCTACAAGTGGTGGTATTGAACCTCAGCCATCAGGTCCTTACCCAACTGGACATTCAGG AGGCCGACCAAGAAATAGGCCTACTGGAGATGACAGTGCTGGACCAAGTCAATCAACAGCAGAGGACTCTGAGACAGCTAGTGATGAGGAGCTAAAAAATGATGATGAA GATTCTGAAGATGGAAGTAGTGAAAACACTTTTGATAACCAGAGGATGGTACCCATCCCCAGGAAGTCTGTAATAACCCAGTCCGAAAGTTATGGAATTAACAACCT AAATACTGCCCCACAACTGAGTGCTCCTGCTTTAGTACCAACGTGTATGTTCAACACAAGCACAGATGATTACGATTCCTGA